Within Paenibacillus sp. RUD330, the genomic segment GTGTTCCTGCTGATGGGGCATATCGGCGTGCTGGGCTCGTACGTCGATGTTTTCCGCAGCCACGGCATACCGGTCTTTCTCCATCTGGAGAAGATCGGCGGGCTCAGCACGGATTCCCACGGCATCGACTATCTGGCCAAGACGATACGTCCGGCCGGCATCGTCTCGACCAAGACGAGCGTAATCAGGGCCGCCAAGAAACGGGGCCTGCTCACCGTGCAGCGCTTCTTTCTCGTGGACAGCGAAGGACTGAGCAATATATCCGGCAGCCTGGAGCAGACGATGCCCGACGTCGTCGAGCTGATGCCTGCGCGCATTCCGGAAATGATCGCGCGCGTACGCCGGTTCGCGGACGTGCCGATCATTACCGGAGGGCTGCTCAGCGAGCCCTGTCAAGGCCGGCTATGCCTGGACTATGGAGCTGCCGCGATCTCGTCCTCCGATCCGAGGCTGTGGCGGGCCGACTATTCCGGGCATTCGGGCAGCGGATTGGAACGATCTAGCTAGGCCGGGCCTCTTCACGTATTCTTCGCATGGCGTTGACGTTCAATTGACATACCGGGCCTATACTGGGCTTGTACAAGTAAATAGAAACGGTCGGAACCTCTGGAGAGACCTTAACCCGCCGCGGATCGATATCCGCGGTACGGTTAAGGTCTCTTTTTCTGCGCACCTGCGCTCCGGCCGGATCAAACCATATCTTGGAGGGGATCCGTATCATGGCAAGAAAAACGATGACCGCAGCGATGTCCATCCTGCTCTCCGCGGCGCTTGCCGCTTGCGGCACAGGCGGGGACAACAAAGGAACCGCCGAGGCGGAAGGCGGCTCGAATGCGGCAGCGGCGGGATCGGCTGCATCCGAAGGCAAGATCACGATCAGATATTGGTACGCCTTCGGAGACAAGATCGAAGAAGCCAAGCAGCATCTCGTCAAGGAATTCAACGCTTCCCAGGACCGGATCGAGGTCGTGGCGGAGCATCAGGGCAATTACGACGACCTTCATGCCAAGGTGCAGGCGGCTTTCGCTGCCGGACATGCTCCCGCCGTCACCGATCTGGAGATCGCCTCCACGGGAGTATTCGCCCGCTCCGGCATGCTGGAGGAGCTGACGGCTTATGCGGACCGGGACAAGGACCAGCTGCAGCTGGACGATTTCAATCCCGGCCTCATGGGCAACGCCTATGTCGACGGCAAGCTGTACGGGCTCCCCTTCATGCGCAGCACGCCGATCCTCTACAAGAACGTCACGATGCTGAAGGACGCCGGACTCGATCCGCAAGGGCCGAAGACATGGGATGAGCTGGAGCAGTATGCCCGCGTGCTGAAGGAGAAGGGCAAGAACGGCATGACGGTGCCGGCCGACATCTGGTTCTACGAGGCGCTTGTCGCCCAGAGCGGAGGCCGGATGCTGAGCGAGGACGGCAAGAAGGCCGCGTTCAACTCTCCTGAAGGCGTAGCGCCCGTAGAATTCTGGAAAAAGCTTGTTGCCGAAGGGCTGATCAAAATTCCGGTAGGCGACGAAGCGGGCGCCACGGCGGACAAGGATTGGGCAAACCAGCTGTCCGCGTTCAAGTTCGGCTCCACGGCAGGCGTCACCGGCAGCCTGGAGATCGCCAAGGGCAACGGTTTCGAGCTCGAGACGGCTTTCATGCCGGCGAACAAATCCTACGGCGTGCCGACCGGAGGCTGCCAGCTCGTCATCACCTCGAAGAGCAGCAGGGAAGAGAAGGAAGCGGCCTGGGAATTCCTCAAGTGGATGACCTCCAAGGAGAATACGATCTACCAGCACAAGCATGTCGGCTATCTCCCGACCCGTCTGTCCGCCGTTCAGAGCGAAGAGCTGCAGACGCATTTCAAGGAGTATCCGCAGTTCAAGGTGGCCGTCGACCAGCTTCAATATGCAAGGCCGCGCCCGATGGAGAACGGGTATCCGGAGGTGGCCCGAATCGTACGGACTGCCATCGAGAAGGCGATCCTCGATCCGAAGACAACCCCGCAGGCAGCGATGGACGACGCGGCCAAGAAGGCGGACAAGCTGCTGTCGAAATAGGCCGGGCTTAGACAAACCGGAGCAACAATCGGCTATTGAAGGCAAGGATAAGGGGGGAGAGGCCTATGGCGCAGATCGAGCTGCGGAACATCGGCAAGAAATTCAAGCAGGAAGCCGTCATCGAGAATCTCAATCTGACGATCCGAAGCGGTTCGTTCACGGTGCTCGTCGGACCTTCCGGCTGCGGCAAGTCGACGACGCTGAGAATGGTTGCCGGGCTGGAGCGGCAGACGGAGGGCGAGATCTGGATCGACGGGAAATGCGTGAGCGACACGCCGCCGGGGCTGCGGGACGTGGCCATGGTATTCCAGAACTATGCGCTGTATCCGACGATGAGCGTGCGCGGCAACATCGAGTTCGGACTCAAGAACAAGGGTGTCGCGAAGCCGGAGCGGGAGCGGCTGATCGGCGATATCTCCGAGCTTGTGGGGCTGACACCCTATCTGGACAAGAAGCCGCAGAGCCTCTCCGGCGGACAGAGGCAGCGCGTCGCTCTCGCCCGCGCCATGGTGAAGCAGCCGAAGGTGTTCATTCTGGACGAACCGCTGTCCAACCTCGATGCCAAGCTGCGCAGCCAGATGCGGACGGAGCTGATCCAGCTGCACAAGCGGCTCGGGACGACGTTTGTATATGTCACGCATGACCAGGTCGAGGCGATGTCGATGGGAGACGAGATCGTGGTGATGGACAAGGGGGTAATCCAGCAGGCGGACGGTCCCATGGCGATCTATGGGCAGCCGGCCAATCTGTTCACCGCGCAGTTCATCGGGACGCCTCCCATGAATGTGCTGCTGCCGGAAGACATGCATGCTCTCGGCATTCCGGCCATGCCGGGCGTCCATTATGCCGGATTCCGCCCGGAGCATGCGGTGCTGAATCCGCCGGACGGCACGGAGGGCATCATGCTGAGGGGGCGGATCGCGACGCGGGAAAGCCTTGGAGCGGAGCAGATCTACCAGCTTGAGCTTGCCAGCGGCGCCTTGGTTTCCGTCAAAACGTTCCTGAGGCCGATGGAAACGGTGGAATGGGCGGCCGCCGCCATCCCGGCCGAGGCTTTGCATGCTTTCGATGTCCGAGGGAACCGGGTCGAATGCAGCCTGAACGAGTGGAGGGAGGCCGCTGGCGGCGGAATCCTGACAGCGGCCGGAGCCGGAGGACGATCATGACGACCGCCTGGGACAAGCTTCGCCCCTATGGCATGGTCGCGCCGGCCATCCTCGTGTTTTCGCTGTTTTTCATCTATCCCATCTTCTACATGATCTACCTCAGCCTCTTCGACTGGAACTTCGTCAGCCCCGACAAGGCCTTCGTCGGCCTGGCCAACTTCCGGGAGCTGCTGGCGGACGAGGATTTCCGCAAGGTGCTCGGCAACACATCGCTGTACACCGCGCTTGTCGTCTCGCTGACGACCGGCATCTCCTTGCTGCTCGCCCTGTGGCTGAACCGCAGCGGCTGGTTCCATGGCTTCGTGCAGGGAGCGATATTCACGCCGCATATCATCTCGCTCGTCTCGATCTCGCTGCTCTGGAGCTGGCTGATGGATCCGGAGTACGGACTGCTGAACGGCATCCTGGGCTGGGCGGGCATCGGCGGGCTTCCGTGGCTGTCTCATCCCGACACGGCTCTGCTTTCCTTGGTGCTGGTGGCTGTCTGGAAAGGGATCGGCTACAACGCTCTCGTGTTCATCGCCGGCCTGCAGAGCATTCCGGCGGACATCTACGAAGCCGCTTCGCTCGACCGTTCGCGGCCTCTGACCACGTTCCGGCGGCTGACGCTGCCGATGCTGTCGCCGACGATATTCTTCCTGGTCGTCATCAACATGATCGGATCGTTCCAGGTGTTCGAGACGATCGCGATCATGACCGGAGGCGGTCCCGTGAATGCGACCAATACGCTCGTGTACTACATTTATGAATACGGCTTCCGCTTTTTCAAGATCGGATACGCCTCTGCCGCGGGAGTCATCCTGCTGCTCATCGTCGGCGTCCTGACGCTGCTGTACTTCCGCCTGCTGTCCGCCAAAGTCCACTATCGCTGAACAGAGAAAGGAGCGGCATCCAATGAAGGAAGGAATCCAGCAGGCCCAGCTGGGCCTCGGCAAGCCCGGGGCCGGAGCGGCCAAGTCGGAGCCGCGTGCCCGCATGCGGCTGGCGGCGTCCGGCAGGCTGCTGCTCGCCGGCTTCAACCGGGCCTGCATGCTGCTGCTCGTGCTCGTATTCGCCATGCCGTTCGCATGGATGATTTCCACGTCGTTCAAGACGCTGCCGGAAACGATGATTTTCCCGCCCGTATGGATTCCCCGGAATCTCATCTGGGAGAATTACACGGCCGCCTGGAATACGGGACCGTTCCTGCGTTATGCAGCGAACAGCATCGTCATCGCCGTCGGCATCCTTCTGCTCCAGATGCTGACGATCATTCCGGCCGCCTATGCGTTCGCCCGGTACCGGTTCGCCGGTTCGAGGCTGCTGTTCGGCATCGTGATGGTCACGCTGATGATTCCGGCGCAGCTGATCTTCCTCCCCGTCTATCTGGAGCTGAGCGCCTTCAACCTGCTCAACACGCATCTGGGCCTCATCCTGCCCTTCGCCTCCAGCGCCTTCGGCATCTTCCTGCTGCGCCAAGCGTTCATGCAGATTCCCGACGAGCTGATCGAGGCGGCGCGGCTGGATCTGGCCAGCGAGGGCCGGATCATCCTGCGTCTCATGTTGCCGATGGTCAAGCCGGTGCTCGTGACGTTCGCCTTGTTCAGCTTCATCGCGCATTGGAACGATTACTTCTGGCCGCTCGTCATGACGACGAACGAGACGGCCCGCACGCTGCCGCTGGCCATCGCCAAAATCAGGGAAGTAGAGGGAGTCGCGACCTGGAACGTGCTCATGGCGGGCAATCTCATCCTTGTCGCTCCGATTCTCGCGGTCTTTATCGCCTCTCAGCGGCATATCATCCAGGCTTTCGTCTATAACGGGGTCAAATGAAACGGGAGCGCAGGCTTCCATGGAGCCGGCTGCCGGAGCGGCTGCCCGGCTGGCTGTCCGGCTGGCTGTCCGGCAGAGGGCCGAGGCTTGCCCTGCTGGCGTCCTGCTCGCTTCTGCTCATCTCCGCCACGGTTCCGCAGCGCCACCCGGTGCTCGTCGTCGCCCATAGGGGCGCCTCGCACGGCGCGCCGGAAAATACGATGGCTGCCTTCGAGCTGGCCCGCCGCCATGGAGCCGACTGGCTGGAGCTCGACATCCGCCAAAGCCGGGACGGAGCGCTCGTCGTCATCCACGACGAAGCGCTGAAGCGGACGACCGGCGCGGAAGGCCGAGTGCAGGACCATGACCTCGCTGCGCTTCGGCAGCTCGATGCCGGACGCTGGTTCGGCAAGGAATTCGCGGGGGAGCGGATTCCCGAGCTGAAGGATGTCCTGGACCGCTTCCTCGGCCGAATCGGCTTGCTCGTCGAGCTGAAGGATCCGGAGCTCTATCCCGGCATGGAAGACGAGCTGGTCCGGCTGCTTGAGCCTTATGAAGGACGCGGAGAGCTCACGCTCCAGTCTTTCGACCTCGAGGCGCTGCGGCGCGTGCACGGACGGCTGCCGGGAATTCCGGCGGCGGCTCTCGTACGGGAGCCGGAGGCGGAGAAGCCATCAGCTGCGTTCAAAATAGACTGGAAGGCGCTGGGAACGGAGTTCAGCTCCGTCAATATCCAGTCGGGCCTGGCTGATGCCGCAGTCGTGAAGGAAATCCACGAGGCCGGCGGCCGCGTCATGGTCTGGACGATATCGGGCAGAAGGGAAATGGAACAGGCGATCGGAAAGGGAGTTGACGGCGTCATTGCCAACGATCCTTCCCTGTGAGCAAGAGAAAGAGCCCCGCCGCGGAAAGATTCCGCCGCAGGGCTCTTTCTGATACCGGGGAGACCGCATCTGCGGACCTGGCATGCAGGCTGCGGTCAGGACTTCCTGGACCGGCTCCGCTTGCGCTTGCCGCCCCCCTTGTTGACCGCTGTACCGCCGCCTCCGACCGCGTCCTGCTGAAATGAGCCCGGGCTCTCGATCGTGGAGTTGGTGCCGCCGGTGCTGAACCTTCCGGCTCCGCTCGCGATCTGGGTAGCCGAGGAACTCGGGGATCCTTTCGGCAGCCTGACGACCTGATCGTTGACGATGATGACGACCTCCTTGCCGCCTATGCTGCGCGCCTGCTGCATGAATGGCGGGGAGTACACTCGGGAAGAGCGGCCCGCAGCCCCTTTGTTGATGGCCTTTCCGCCGGCGCCTACGCTTTGCTGCTGACGGGTGTAGGGCGAATTGATTGCGGCATTGCTGCCTGCCGCGCTGCTCCGTCCGGCTCCGCTCGCGATCTGGGTCGTGTTGGGGGCGTTGGTGAACTGGCGGTTGAACACGAATACGAGCCGGCCGATGCCGGCCAGCGGAGCTTTGGCGACGATGCGCCGATTTCCTTTTTGCAGGATTAGAGTGAGCCGATCTGAATTCCTTGCCGTTTTTGCCATCATCCTGCTCCTTCGGTTGTTGTGCTAAAGGATATGCGTTCGGGCGCTTATCGGCAAGGGACAACAGCTGAAAGGGCCGTTCGGGCATCCCGCTCCCCGAACTGAAAAAGATGCCGAAAAAGGCAGCCGAATGAACGGCTGCCTTTTTCTCGAGAATGGATTGCCTGCCAAGGATATCAGGGCTCAGCTAGAAGCTTGTGGGTCAAAACCTAGCGGCTGCACACTCCGCTCAGGCAATCGCAGCCGCATGTCCGGCGATCTTCAGAACCTTGCCGGGCTCCCAGCCGACGTTGGCCGAGAACTGCAGCTCGAGCGCTTCCCCGTCCAGCCGGCATTCAAAGACATACGTGAACGGCGTCTCCACGAGCATCAGCTCAATGCGCAGCGTATCGGAATCCCTCCATGCGAAGCTGCCTTCCACGCGCTGTACGGCGCCTTGTTTGACTTGGCCGAGGCAAATGCGGGCCGCCTCCCACTTGCCGCGTCCCAAACGGACCGCCTGATCATCGCGGCTGCTGCTGCCGAGCACGAGCTCGGCTCCTTGCTCCGCGAAGCGCAGCCCGATCGTTCCGAGCTCCAACTCGTTCGGCTCCAGATGGAAGACCTTCCCTTCCAGCTGGGCTTCATTCGGGGAGGACGTTCCAGCCTGCAGCGGATCGATGCGCAGCTCCTTCAGCCGCTCGGCAAGCTCAGCCTGCCCCGATTCATCCGGCTCCAGGCTGCTGCCGGACAGGGCAGGCAGCAGCTTATCCCATACGATGTCCAGCACGGCTTGCATATCGGCCACTCCGGAGGTGATGGCGAGCACCGCCTCCTGCTCCGGCATGACCAGGCAATACTGGCCGAATGCGCCGTCGCCCCGGTAGGCGCCGTGACGGCTGCGCCAGAACTGATAGCCGTAGCCTTGCGTCCAGTCGTTGGCGCGGCCGTCGTCGTTGCCGATCTGGAAGCCCGTCGCCTTCTCGACCCAAGCTGCGGGCAATATCCGCTCGCCTTGCCATTCCCCGCGCTGCAAATACAGCTGGCCGAACTTGGCGATGTCCTCGGTCGTCAGGCTCAGGCCCCAGCCGCCGGCCGCGATTCCGCGCGGACATGTTTCCCATGTTCCTTCCGACAGGCCGAGCGGAGCGAACAGACGCGGCTTCAGATACGTCAGCAGGGACTGGCCGGTGACCTGCTGAAGAATGGCGGCGAGCATGTAAGTCGCCGCGCTGTTGTAGGCGAAGTGCGTGCCGGGGGCGTATTCCACCGGCTCCTGCAGAAAGCCTCTGACCCAGTTGTCGTCCTTCTGCACGTTGCCGGTCACGTCGGCGGCATGCCCCGTCCCCATCATCAGCAGATGGCGGATCTCCATCGCGGCGAGGTTGTCCGGCACCGTCTCAGGCGCTTCGTCCGGAAAGAAGCCGATGACCGGGTCGTTGACCGACAGCAGTCCTTCCGCTTCCGCGAATCCGATCGCAGTCGACGTGAAGCTCTTGCTGAGCGAGAACAGCATATGCGGGTATTCCGGCCGATACGGCGCCCACCAGCCTTCAGCGGCCACCTGTCCGCGCCGAAGCAGCATGAAGCTGTGCAGCTCCAGCTGCCGTTCGCGAACGGCGTCCAGAAATCCGATGACCGCAGCGGACGGAATGCCCTGCGCCTCCGGTGTCGTTCTTGGCAGACGAGCTTGATGTTCCATGGTTCGATTCCTCCCCGAGCGAGAATGAAAAACGAATGACGCGGAAATGGATGCGTTTTCAAGCCGAGTGATCCAAGCGGTTCCGGCATGCCTCATGCCGGGCGGCGATGACTGCATTTGCGGGTCCTAGCATGAATGGTATCTCAATTGGATAATCGTGTAAAGCGGACTCCGGAACGGGTATGCGCCGACCGGAAGGCAGTGCGGCTATCGTCTCTCGGCAGAAGCGGGGAGCCAAAAAAGCCGCCGGGACGATTCCGTCCCGAACGGCCGCTGCTTGCCCGGCATGCCCATAAAGCCGATCCGGCTGCGCCGATGCCGCTCTCCCATTGCGGGGTGCGGATAGGCTCTTCATCGCCGTCTCGGCATATCCGTTCTTAGAATTTGATGGCGATTTTGCCGAAATAGGAGCCTTCGGCCAGATGCCGCAGCGCTTCAGGCGCCTGCCCGAAAGGGAACACCTTGTCGATGGCCGGACGCAGCCCGCTGGCCGCGATCGCGCGGTTCATCGCCTCGAAATGCTCGCGGCTGCCGACATTGATGGCCTGCAGACGCGCCCTGCGCAGGATGGCGGGCACGAGCTCCAGCCCTTCCACCTTGCCGCCGGAGAGCAGGCCGACGATGCTGATCCGGCCGCCGACCCGCAGCGCGGAGATGGACCGGTTGAGCGTGGCGGAGCCTCCGACATCGACGATATGGTCGGCACCGCGGCCGTCCGTCAGCTCCAGCACCGCTTGGTCCCAATCGGGATTCCGCCTGTAGTTGATTCCGTGATCGGCTCCCAGCCGCAGAGCCCGCTCCAGCTTCTCATCGCTGCCCGAGGTGGCGATGACGACGGCTCCCTGCAGCTTGGCGAATTGGAGGGCGAACAGAGAGACGCCGCCGGTTCCCTGCACGACGACGGTGTCCCCTGCCTTCACCCCGCCTTCCACGACGATTGCCTGCCAGGCCGTGACGCCGGCGCACGGCAGGGCGGCCGCTTCCTCGTCCGACAAATGGGCAGGAACATGCACCAGCCCCTTCTCCGGGAGCACGACGTACTCGGCGAGCATGCCGTTCAGAGGACTCCCGAGCGTGCTGCTCCAATTGTCCCGCGTCGGCTCTCCCGAAATCCAGCTCTGGGTGAAGATGCCTGCAACCCGGTCGCCGAGCTTGAAGGCGGACACGCCCGTTCCGAGCGCGGCCACCTCGCCTGCGCCATCGGATACCGGGATGAGCGGAAGCTGAGCATCCGGATGGTAATAGCCTTCAATGACGCCGATATCTCTGGAGTTGAGGGTGGCGGCCTTGATTTTGACCAGAACCTCGCCGGGTCCGGCCGCAGGCAGCCCGCGCTCCGCAGCTTGCAGGTGCTGAAGTCCGAAGCCGCCTTGGATCTCATAGGTTTTCATGGTGCAGTCGCTCCTTTTGAAGTGGGATAGACATACCATAAGGCAAGAAATACAATGAAGAAAGTAGGCACTTCAAAGTGTGCTGGGAACAAAAAAGTGCATGGGAGGCGAAGATTGTGGCAGCCGAGAGTGCCAACCAGGCCAACCAGGCCAAGCAGCCCGACATATCCGTCACGGCTTGCTCCTACAGCAAGGTGCTGGAGATCATCGCGAGCAAGTGGTCGGCGCTGGTCATCTATGCGCTGGAGGAAGGAAGCGTCCGTTACGGGGAAATGGGCAGGAGAATCGAGGGCATCTCCAAGAAAATGCTCACTCAGACGCTGCGGCAGCTGGAACGGGACGGGCTGGTCCGGCGGGAACTGGAGC encodes:
- a CDS encoding glycerol-3-phosphate responsive antiterminator, with the protein product MNAEQFRSLLEERRIIASLKQPKHIEHALELRSRLSGVFLLMGHIGVLGSYVDVFRSHGIPVFLHLEKIGGLSTDSHGIDYLAKTIRPAGIVSTKTSVIRAAKKRGLLTVQRFFLVDSEGLSNISGSLEQTMPDVVELMPARIPEMIARVRRFADVPIITGGLLSEPCQGRLCLDYGAAAISSSDPRLWRADYSGHSGSGLERSS
- a CDS encoding ABC transporter substrate-binding protein, whose amino-acid sequence is MARKTMTAAMSILLSAALAACGTGGDNKGTAEAEGGSNAAAAGSAASEGKITIRYWYAFGDKIEEAKQHLVKEFNASQDRIEVVAEHQGNYDDLHAKVQAAFAAGHAPAVTDLEIASTGVFARSGMLEELTAYADRDKDQLQLDDFNPGLMGNAYVDGKLYGLPFMRSTPILYKNVTMLKDAGLDPQGPKTWDELEQYARVLKEKGKNGMTVPADIWFYEALVAQSGGRMLSEDGKKAAFNSPEGVAPVEFWKKLVAEGLIKIPVGDEAGATADKDWANQLSAFKFGSTAGVTGSLEIAKGNGFELETAFMPANKSYGVPTGGCQLVITSKSSREEKEAAWEFLKWMTSKENTIYQHKHVGYLPTRLSAVQSEELQTHFKEYPQFKVAVDQLQYARPRPMENGYPEVARIVRTAIEKAILDPKTTPQAAMDDAAKKADKLLSK
- a CDS encoding ABC transporter ATP-binding protein, which encodes MAQIELRNIGKKFKQEAVIENLNLTIRSGSFTVLVGPSGCGKSTTLRMVAGLERQTEGEIWIDGKCVSDTPPGLRDVAMVFQNYALYPTMSVRGNIEFGLKNKGVAKPERERLIGDISELVGLTPYLDKKPQSLSGGQRQRVALARAMVKQPKVFILDEPLSNLDAKLRSQMRTELIQLHKRLGTTFVYVTHDQVEAMSMGDEIVVMDKGVIQQADGPMAIYGQPANLFTAQFIGTPPMNVLLPEDMHALGIPAMPGVHYAGFRPEHAVLNPPDGTEGIMLRGRIATRESLGAEQIYQLELASGALVSVKTFLRPMETVEWAAAAIPAEALHAFDVRGNRVECSLNEWREAAGGGILTAAGAGGRS
- a CDS encoding sugar ABC transporter permease codes for the protein MTTAWDKLRPYGMVAPAILVFSLFFIYPIFYMIYLSLFDWNFVSPDKAFVGLANFRELLADEDFRKVLGNTSLYTALVVSLTTGISLLLALWLNRSGWFHGFVQGAIFTPHIISLVSISLLWSWLMDPEYGLLNGILGWAGIGGLPWLSHPDTALLSLVLVAVWKGIGYNALVFIAGLQSIPADIYEAASLDRSRPLTTFRRLTLPMLSPTIFFLVVINMIGSFQVFETIAIMTGGGPVNATNTLVYYIYEYGFRFFKIGYASAAGVILLLIVGVLTLLYFRLLSAKVHYR
- a CDS encoding carbohydrate ABC transporter permease, which translates into the protein MRLAASGRLLLAGFNRACMLLLVLVFAMPFAWMISTSFKTLPETMIFPPVWIPRNLIWENYTAAWNTGPFLRYAANSIVIAVGILLLQMLTIIPAAYAFARYRFAGSRLLFGIVMVTLMIPAQLIFLPVYLELSAFNLLNTHLGLILPFASSAFGIFLLRQAFMQIPDELIEAARLDLASEGRIILRLMLPMVKPVLVTFALFSFIAHWNDYFWPLVMTTNETARTLPLAIAKIREVEGVATWNVLMAGNLILVAPILAVFIASQRHIIQAFVYNGVK
- a CDS encoding glycerophosphodiester phosphodiesterase family protein encodes the protein MKRERRLPWSRLPERLPGWLSGWLSGRGPRLALLASCSLLLISATVPQRHPVLVVAHRGASHGAPENTMAAFELARRHGADWLELDIRQSRDGALVVIHDEALKRTTGAEGRVQDHDLAALRQLDAGRWFGKEFAGERIPELKDVLDRFLGRIGLLVELKDPELYPGMEDELVRLLEPYEGRGELTLQSFDLEALRRVHGRLPGIPAAALVREPEAEKPSAAFKIDWKALGTEFSSVNIQSGLADAAVVKEIHEAGGRVMVWTISGRREMEQAIGKGVDGVIANDPSL
- a CDS encoding serine hydrolase, whose amino-acid sequence is MEHQARLPRTTPEAQGIPSAAVIGFLDAVRERQLELHSFMLLRRGQVAAEGWWAPYRPEYPHMLFSLSKSFTSTAIGFAEAEGLLSVNDPVIGFFPDEAPETVPDNLAAMEIRHLLMMGTGHAADVTGNVQKDDNWVRGFLQEPVEYAPGTHFAYNSAATYMLAAILQQVTGQSLLTYLKPRLFAPLGLSEGTWETCPRGIAAGGWGLSLTTEDIAKFGQLYLQRGEWQGERILPAAWVEKATGFQIGNDDGRANDWTQGYGYQFWRSRHGAYRGDGAFGQYCLVMPEQEAVLAITSGVADMQAVLDIVWDKLLPALSGSSLEPDESGQAELAERLKELRIDPLQAGTSSPNEAQLEGKVFHLEPNELELGTIGLRFAEQGAELVLGSSSRDDQAVRLGRGKWEAARICLGQVKQGAVQRVEGSFAWRDSDTLRIELMLVETPFTYVFECRLDGEALELQFSANVGWEPGKVLKIAGHAAAIA
- a CDS encoding NAD(P)-dependent alcohol dehydrogenase; the encoded protein is MKTYEIQGGFGLQHLQAAERGLPAAGPGEVLVKIKAATLNSRDIGVIEGYYHPDAQLPLIPVSDGAGEVAALGTGVSAFKLGDRVAGIFTQSWISGEPTRDNWSSTLGSPLNGMLAEYVVLPEKGLVHVPAHLSDEEAAALPCAGVTAWQAIVVEGGVKAGDTVVVQGTGGVSLFALQFAKLQGAVVIATSGSDEKLERALRLGADHGINYRRNPDWDQAVLELTDGRGADHIVDVGGSATLNRSISALRVGGRISIVGLLSGGKVEGLELVPAILRRARLQAINVGSREHFEAMNRAIAASGLRPAIDKVFPFGQAPEALRHLAEGSYFGKIAIKF
- a CDS encoding helix-turn-helix domain-containing protein encodes the protein MAAESANQANQAKQPDISVTACSYSKVLEIIASKWSALVIYALEEGSVRYGEMGRRIEGISKKMLTQTLRQLERDGLVRRELEPSIPPVVTYELTALGRTMLLPMQELKKWTREHYSTVEQARQDYDRLHSAEGDG